Genomic DNA from Verrucomicrobiota bacterium:
GCGCCGGCGAGACGCCGCGTTGCGCCGCGCAGCTTGAATCGCCATCCGGTCCAACTCAACCCCGGCAAAGGATTCAACCAGGTCCGCCAGTTCGATGCTGAAAAATCCAACGCCGCAATAAACGTCCGCGAGATGGCGAACGCCGCTGGAGCGGATCCGTTCGCGCACGAGATCGACAAGCTTCGGCAGCAAATGGAAATTGTTTTGAAAGAAAGAATCCTTTGGGACCTGCCAATTCTCCGGAGCCACACGCAAGACGACCTTGAGTCCGCCCTTGGGGGGTGGATTCGCGCGCACCTTTCTGAGTTCCTGATTCAACACAGGTTCGGCGATCTGGCATTCCTCGACATCGACAACGAGGCGGTTGTCCGCCCGGATAAAGCCAATGTTGAGGCCCTGTTTGAATTTGTCCCACTGGCTGCGGACCATGATCCGGTTCCGGTAGCCGTAGGGCTGCGGACAGGGAACAACCGGATCGATCCCGGCGTCGTGGAATCCGCCGACGCGCTGAAAAACGTCGAGGATCTGTTTGTGCTTCAGGCGAAGTTGAGCGTCATAAGCGAGGTGCTGGTATTGGCAGCCGCCACAGTCGCCGAAGTAACGGCAGAGCGGTTTCGTCCGGTCTGGAGATGCTTGAAGAACCTGGAGAAGCCGCGCGCGCGCGAAGCGCTTTTTCACCTCCACAATTTCGACCGAGACGCGCTCTCCTAAAATGACGAAAGGGACAAATACAACGAACTCGCCGTCCCGGGCGACTCCCTCCCCGCCAAAGGCGAGGTCCGTGATCAGCAGGTCCAGCTTTTTGCCGGCATTCATATGCGGGATGCTTTTTCCAGCTCAGCCATGGAATTTGCAAAGACCACCTTTAACTGCCGAACCGGGTTTTCACAATTCCAGTCATTTGCAGCCAGACTCGATGCGCCCCGCAAGGGATCCTGTTTTCACACTCGGCGCCTCATCGTGATGCGCTTAGTTTTGGGGACGATGACCGCAATCCTTGAGATTCCGGAGGTGCGCCGCCGGGTTTCCCCGCTGACAGTCGAGGAGTATCACCGGCTTGACGAGTTCAATGAGCATGGACGGCGAACGGAGTTGATCCGAGGGGTAGTCATCGAAAAAATGGCCAAATCCCCCTTGCAGACCGCGCTGTCCAAGCAACTTTGCGATTTGATCGCGGCCCGACTTCCTTCCGGCTTTCTGGTTCGGCATGACGCTCCGATCACACTCGCGGACTCAGAACCCGAACCGGATATTTCCGTGGTCCGCGGAACCCTCGCGGATTTCGTTCAAGCCCATCCACGGACTGCGGAGTTGGTCATTGAAGTGGCTGTCTCCAGCGTGGCGCTCGACCGCGAGAACGCTTCGCTTTATGCCGAAGCTGGAGTGAAGGAATATTGGATCGTGCTAGGGGATGTTGAATCAATTGATTTTGAAATCGGTCGTCGGGTCGCTATGCTGGTGGCATAAAACCATCGTTCGCCTCGAAAATCCGAGTGGATCGCAGGACCTTTTCAGTGTGCACCTACGATGAAGCCGAAAAACAGGACAAGGAATACTGGTGGTCGCGCACGCCGGCAGAACGGCTGGCCGCGCTCGAACAGAGCAGGCAAATCGCCTACGGCTACGATCCTGCTTCCAAACGACTTCGCCGATTTTTTGAGGTTGTTAAATTCACACCGCGTTGAGTACTTGCTGGTCGGAGGCTACACGGTCTGTTATCATGGCTATTATCGGAACACGAATAACATCGATATTTGGGTTGCGGTTAACCCCGAGAACGCCGCGAAGCTGGTGCGGTTAATCAAACAATTTGGCTTCGATGTTCCGGAGTTGCAGGAGAAACTCTTCTTGGACAAGGGTCGAATCATTCGCATGGGCATTGAACCCAATCGAATCGAACTTCCGACCGAAATATCCGCGTGCGACTTTGAAGCCTGCTACGCTCGGCGCGTTCGGGGAGAAATAGGGAGTATCCCGGTCAATCTGATTAGCTTACGCGATTTGAAAACCAATAAGCGGACCGCGGGCCGAAACAAAGACTTGGCCGACCTGGATTATCTCCCGTAATCACTGCACAACGTCAATGGCCCTGGAGTTCCTTCCGCTCCGGCTCCACCCATTTGCCGTGCTCGCGGATGAGATCGACCAGGCGATCGACGGCCTCGGCTTCGGGGATGTTGAACTTGATCGGGGTCTTGCCGACGTAAAGGTTGATCTTGCCGGGCGCGCCGCCCACGTAGCCGAAGTCCGCGTCCGCCATTTCTCCTGGCCCGTTCACGATACAGCCCATGATCGCGATCTTCACGCCTTTGAGGTGTTCGGTCCGGGCCTTGATGCGCGCGGTGACGGTCTGCAAGTTGAATAAAGTGCGGCCGCAAGACGGGCACGCAACGTAGTCGGTCTTGAAGGAACGGCAGCCCGCGGCTTGCAGGATGTTGTAAGCCAGACGAAGGCCCTGGCCACCACCGCTCTCGCCACGGATCAAAATCGCGTCGCCGATCCCGTCCGCCAGCAACGAGCCGATCACGACCGCCGCGCACAGCAGGGCAATGCGTGACTCCAGCGGTGTTTCAGACAAACTCAAGCAGTCCTTCAGCAGGATCGGATTGCTCAAGCCAAGCCGCTTCAGCTTTCCCGCCAGCAAGCGGAAAGCAGTGATCGGCGGGAGCGCCAGGCCATCTTGGACCGTCACAAGCTGCGTTTCGCAGTTGATTTTGAAGTCCGCCGTCGGGTCGATCTCATAGACGTTGAGGTCTTCGTAAACGGCTTCGGGCTTCACATCGTCTTTAGGCCGGATTCTTGGCGCCACCTTTTCCCATGTCGCGCGTGTGACCACGACGCGGACGGTTTGCTCGCCGCCGCATTTCACGCCGTCGGCGATTTC
This window encodes:
- a CDS encoding Uma2 family endonuclease, which translates into the protein MRDAFSSSAMEFAKTTFNCRTGFSQFQSFAARLDAPRKGSCFHTRRLIVMRLVLGTMTAILEIPEVRRRVSPLTVEEYHRLDEFNEHGRRTELIRGVVIEKMAKSPLQTALSKQLCDLIAARLPSGFLVRHDAPITLADSEPEPDISVVRGTLADFVQAHPRTAELVIEVAVSSVALDRENASLYAEAGVKEYWIVLGDVESIDFEIGRRVAMLVA
- a CDS encoding class I SAM-dependent RNA methyltransferase; translation: MNAGKKLDLLITDLAFGGEGVARDGEFVVFVPFVILGERVSVEIVEVKKRFARARLLQVLQASPDRTKPLCRYFGDCGGCQYQHLAYDAQLRLKHKQILDVFQRVGGFHDAGIDPVVPCPQPYGYRNRIMVRSQWDKFKQGLNIGFIRADNRLVVDVEECQIAEPVLNQELRKVRANPPPKGGLKVVLRVAPENWQVPKDSFFQNNFHLLPKLVDLVRERIRSSGVRHLADVYCGVGFFSIELADLVESFAGVELDRMAIQAARRNAASRRRTNGEFLEGTAEAVLPSLLHRFPADQTAVVLDPPRKGCQPQTLDLLEQTQPAQIVYVSCHPATLARDVRRLCARGVYQLERVTPLDMFPQTQHVECVVDLRWAGSRGRDGFHSVPDSFAPSS